A genomic window from Chitinophaga pollutisoli includes:
- the coaD gene encoding pantetheine-phosphate adenylyltransferase, which yields MQRIALFPGTFDPVTLGHTDIIDRALPLFDKLVIGIGVNSGKVPMFSVEQRVEWLREIYKDQPTVEVTSYEGLTVNFCKQIGAKFILRGIRYVADFEYEKAIADINRKMEHEVETIFLTCSPEFSTIASTLVRDVIRNGGDAAQFLPDAVSSSLQYSKLS from the coding sequence ATGCAAAGAATCGCTCTATTCCCGGGTACCTTCGATCCTGTAACATTGGGACACACCGATATCATCGACCGCGCATTACCGCTTTTCGATAAACTTGTCATCGGCATCGGCGTCAATTCCGGGAAAGTACCGATGTTTTCAGTGGAACAACGTGTGGAGTGGCTGCGCGAAATCTATAAAGACCAGCCTACGGTGGAAGTTACGTCGTATGAAGGACTGACAGTCAATTTCTGCAAACAGATCGGCGCGAAATTTATCCTGCGCGGTATCCGTTACGTGGCGGATTTCGAGTACGAGAAGGCTATCGCCGACATCAACCGGAAAATGGAGCATGAAGTGGAAACCATTTTCCTGACCTGCTCCCCGGAATTTTCCACCATCGCCAGCACGCTCGTACGCGACGTGATCCGCAACGGTGGCGACGCTGCGCAGTTCCTGCCGGACGCCGTGTCTTCTTCTTTGCAATATTCCAAACTTTCGTAA
- a CDS encoding MATE family efflux transporter encodes MQVEVTNRQIIKIAGPICLSLILPQINHLTNAAFLGHLGEFPIAVNGIAGIYTLVIYMISYGLTNGMQVMFARRTGEQNLGAMGPIFSNGLVLSMGMSFLGILITQAFAPAFFRASLHDPHIVEAASEFTRIRIWGLPFLMLMRLCTSLYIGTGNTRLLITISLFQEVTNIVFDYGLIFGKLGMPALGLNGAAWASILAEIAGFASAWGLLLIGKFNIKYQLFGRLKPDWKGCRSILIISAPLVVQYLFSIGSWLIFFIFIEHLGQRPLAISNMMRSIFGLFGIFTWALGSACNTMVSNLIGQGREREVMPMVRKIAMLSVICSTALCVLINIFPYLWLRIYTTDVTLMADAIPSMHVCTLVMLLTAVTAVVFNGVTGTGNTRVNLGIEIAAVGVYLVYCFVVIEKMRSALHWAWGAEFVYWTAMGSLAWWYLKSGRWKGKQLA; translated from the coding sequence ATGCAAGTAGAAGTTACGAACAGGCAGATCATCAAGATCGCCGGCCCCATTTGTCTTTCCCTGATCCTCCCGCAGATCAATCACCTTACCAATGCCGCTTTTCTCGGGCATCTGGGAGAATTCCCCATTGCGGTGAACGGGATCGCGGGTATTTACACCCTCGTGATTTATATGATCTCTTACGGGCTTACCAACGGGATGCAGGTGATGTTTGCCCGGCGCACGGGGGAACAGAATCTTGGCGCCATGGGGCCGATCTTCAGCAACGGGCTGGTGTTGTCGATGGGCATGTCGTTTTTAGGGATTCTGATCACCCAGGCCTTCGCGCCGGCGTTCTTCCGGGCCAGCCTTCACGACCCGCACATTGTGGAAGCAGCGTCGGAGTTCACGCGCATCCGGATCTGGGGGCTCCCCTTCCTCATGCTCATGCGGCTTTGTACGTCGTTATATATTGGAACGGGCAACACGCGGCTGCTGATCACTATATCCCTCTTCCAGGAAGTGACCAATATCGTGTTCGACTACGGACTGATCTTCGGCAAGCTGGGCATGCCCGCCCTGGGGTTGAACGGCGCCGCCTGGGCATCTATCCTGGCGGAGATCGCGGGCTTCGCATCGGCATGGGGATTGTTGCTGATCGGCAAATTCAATATCAAATACCAGCTTTTCGGACGGTTAAAACCCGACTGGAAAGGATGCCGCAGCATTCTCATTATATCTGCTCCTTTGGTGGTGCAATACTTGTTCAGCATCGGGAGCTGGCTGATATTCTTCATTTTTATCGAGCACCTCGGGCAGCGGCCCCTCGCCATTTCCAACATGATGCGCAGCATATTCGGGCTGTTCGGCATCTTCACCTGGGCGCTGGGATCGGCCTGCAACACCATGGTCAGCAACCTCATCGGCCAGGGCCGCGAGCGCGAAGTGATGCCGATGGTGCGCAAGATTGCGATGCTGTCCGTCATCTGTTCCACCGCCCTCTGCGTGCTGATCAATATCTTCCCGTATCTCTGGCTTCGTATCTATACGACCGATGTCACCCTGATGGCGGACGCCATCCCCTCCATGCACGTTTGCACGCTGGTGATGCTCCTGACGGCCGTTACCGCCGTCGTGTTCAACGGGGTAACGGGAACCGGCAACACGCGGGTGAACCTCGGCATCGAAATAGCCGCCGTGGGCGTGTATCTGGTGTATTGCTTCGTGGTGATAGAAAAGATGCGCAGCGCCCTCCACTGGGCCTGGGGCGCGGAGTTCGTGTACTGGACCGCCATGGGCTCGCTGGCCTGGTGGTATCTGAAAAGCGGCAGGTGGAAAGGAAAGCAGCTGGCCTAG
- a CDS encoding DUF3822 family protein, producing the protein MPVAYTIQPTYAIDDATLLETDLTTCTLLVMIGSGTFSYAVLAPLQRKFLALKSYSYQPRTVAMADLEMIEQIFDADRLLFTAFKKVLLAFSSADNTLVPREFYQQQLRKDYLQAALPHKSQDAVLTDEIAELGLVNVFSVDKDMLGFLRKEFSTDDVAHAHTALLKGYRQDADHTASEGIAYAEVQAQHFTLTIYAGGKLLMQHQYAHRGGLDIVYYIVNSLRQLGLSELQARIKLGGALTKDSQVFQELSRFLPRIEWVHRPDGFLYIPKMIDMPSHQFFNLYALALCV; encoded by the coding sequence ATGCCCGTGGCATATACCATACAACCCACCTACGCGATAGACGACGCGACGTTGCTGGAAACAGACCTCACCACCTGCACCCTGTTGGTGATGATCGGTTCCGGCACATTCAGCTATGCCGTGCTCGCGCCCCTGCAGCGCAAGTTCCTGGCCCTGAAGAGCTACAGCTACCAGCCCAGGACCGTTGCCATGGCTGATCTCGAAATGATCGAACAGATCTTCGATGCCGACAGGCTGCTGTTCACCGCCTTCAAAAAAGTGCTGCTCGCTTTCTCCTCGGCGGATAATACCCTCGTGCCGCGCGAGTTTTACCAGCAACAACTCCGGAAAGATTACCTGCAGGCCGCCTTGCCCCACAAATCGCAGGATGCCGTATTGACGGATGAGATCGCTGAACTGGGGCTGGTGAACGTGTTTTCGGTAGATAAGGATATGCTGGGGTTCCTGCGCAAGGAATTTTCCACCGACGACGTCGCCCATGCCCATACCGCGTTGCTGAAAGGCTACCGCCAGGACGCGGATCATACCGCATCCGAAGGCATCGCTTATGCGGAAGTGCAGGCGCAACATTTTACCTTGACCATCTACGCCGGCGGAAAGCTGCTCATGCAGCACCAGTACGCCCACCGGGGAGGGCTCGATATCGTATATTATATCGTCAACAGCCTCCGCCAGCTGGGCCTCAGCGAACTGCAGGCCCGCATCAAACTGGGCGGCGCGCTCACAAAGGATTCGCAAGTGTTTCAGGAACTGAGCAGGTTTTTGCCCAGGATAGAATGGGTACACCGGCCCGACGGTTTCCTCTACATCCCAAAGATGATCGACATGCCGTCGCATCAATTCTTTAATCTTTACGCCCTGGCGTTATGCGTATAA
- a CDS encoding RsmD family RNA methyltransferase: MRIIGGELGGRRIHPPANMPHTRPTTDIAKGGLFNIIENNLDITSLRCLELFGGTGSITFELASRGATSLTVVEKDNTMAGFIAKAAEGLGVSPQIIKMDAFRYLQQPGIPFDFIFADPPYELGNMEELPKLVFSQGWLKEEGWFVLEHTRRNDFRHFPYFRAERHYGTTIFTIFINREELKTPAGV, from the coding sequence ATGCGTATAATCGGTGGCGAACTGGGCGGGCGCCGCATCCACCCGCCTGCGAACATGCCGCATACCCGGCCTACGACAGACATCGCCAAGGGCGGGCTTTTCAACATCATCGAAAATAATCTCGACATCACTTCCCTGCGCTGCCTCGAACTGTTCGGCGGCACCGGCAGCATCACGTTCGAACTGGCCTCCCGCGGGGCAACGAGCCTGACGGTGGTAGAGAAAGATAATACCATGGCGGGTTTTATCGCCAAAGCAGCCGAAGGGCTGGGCGTAAGTCCGCAAATCATAAAGATGGACGCATTCCGTTACCTGCAACAACCCGGAATTCCGTTCGATTTCATCTTTGCCGATCCGCCCTACGAACTGGGCAATATGGAAGAACTGCCGAAGCTCGTTTTCAGCCAGGGCTGGCTGAAGGAAGAAGGATGGTTTGTACTGGAGCATACGCGGAGAAACGATTTCCGTCATTTCCCCTATTTCCGCGCGGAGCGGCATTACGGCACCACGATTTTTACCATTTTCATCAACCGGGAGGAGCTGAAAACCCCTGCCGGCGTATAA
- a CDS encoding hotdog fold thioesterase has translation MKPIWFSLDISLDQLNENGRKTMGEWVGMEFTEIGPDYLRAMMPVDHRTIQPYGLLHGGASAALAETVGSVASALIIDPEKQICVGQEINANHLRGVREGYVHAIAKPLHIGSGSHVWDIRITDDQHKLVCVSRLTVAVLAKREKKAE, from the coding sequence ATGAAACCCATCTGGTTCTCGCTGGATATTTCCCTGGATCAATTGAACGAAAACGGCCGCAAAACGATGGGCGAGTGGGTAGGTATGGAGTTTACCGAGATCGGGCCCGATTACCTGCGCGCCATGATGCCGGTCGATCATCGGACGATACAGCCCTATGGCCTCCTGCACGGCGGTGCTTCGGCGGCATTGGCTGAAACCGTTGGCAGCGTGGCATCCGCGCTCATCATCGATCCCGAAAAGCAGATCTGCGTGGGTCAGGAAATCAATGCCAATCACCTCCGCGGCGTCCGGGAAGGATATGTGCACGCCATCGCGAAACCCCTGCATATCGGTTCGGGCTCGCATGTATGGGATATCCGCATCACCGACGACCAGCATAAACTGGTTTGCGTAAGCCGCCTCACGGTGGCCGTGCTGGCTAAAAGAGAGAAGAAGGCCGAGTAG
- a CDS encoding methyltransferase domain-containing protein: protein MSVQSHYENHLAAFYAWMSGNFETKQQEQQEWFASRGVLPRGNKTAIDLGAGHGLQSVSLAKLGFTVFAVDFNQHLLSDLNARAKGLPIRTVLANLKDVPQYATEAELITCMGDTLTHLENIETVQTLIGQWFDLLPAGGRLALSFRDLTEELFGEQRFIPIRADDDRIHTCFLEYAPGYVRVYDQLLEKSNGEWIQKVSSYRKLRMGADFVKEMLTGAGFRVVQHDVIARMQYLLAEK, encoded by the coding sequence ATGAGCGTCCAATCCCATTACGAAAACCACCTCGCGGCCTTCTACGCCTGGATGTCGGGCAATTTCGAAACGAAGCAGCAGGAGCAACAGGAATGGTTTGCTTCCCGCGGGGTGCTCCCACGCGGCAACAAGACCGCCATCGACCTGGGGGCCGGGCACGGCCTGCAATCCGTGTCCCTGGCGAAACTGGGGTTCACGGTGTTTGCGGTGGACTTTAACCAGCACCTGCTTTCCGACCTGAACGCCCGGGCCAAAGGTTTGCCCATCCGCACCGTGCTCGCCAACCTGAAAGACGTACCGCAATACGCTACGGAGGCCGAACTGATCACCTGCATGGGCGATACCCTTACGCACCTGGAAAATATAGAAACCGTCCAAACCCTTATCGGGCAATGGTTTGACCTGTTACCCGCCGGGGGCAGGCTGGCCTTGTCGTTCCGCGATCTTACGGAAGAATTGTTTGGCGAGCAGCGCTTTATACCGATCAGGGCAGACGATGACCGCATCCACACCTGCTTCCTGGAATATGCGCCGGGATATGTGCGGGTGTACGACCAGTTGCTGGAGAAATCCAACGGTGAATGGATACAGAAAGTGAGCAGTTACCGGAAACTGAGGATGGGAGCGGATTTTGTGAAAGAAATGCTCACTGGCGCGGGTTTTCGCGTCGTGCAGCACGATGTGATCGCGAGAATGCAGTACCTGCTGGCGGAAAAATAA